In Monodelphis domestica isolate mMonDom1 chromosome 1, mMonDom1.pri, whole genome shotgun sequence, the sequence GGTTGAGCTGGagactggagcaacatttaggaTGATGAGAGACTTCTTAGtttaccttctttcacatttctctactttcactctttccctcttttttgtaaatcaagctgctaaaaagtcattttgacttgagctgtaTTAATTCCATAATTAACCATATTCTCTTATAGTTAGTCCAACCATAGATTCCTACAACCCTCTTACCATTTCTGGGCTGAAAGCTTCTGAAGCTGCTGCTCAGCAGCTGCTACCACTGTAGCCACCACCAAGGGCAGCTGCAAGTGCTTTCACAGAGTACACTCGGGGCTAGTTTCCACCCTCATATCACAGATCTTTCCTGCACACCTCCTAAGTAGTCTTAAGCAAGAACATAATCTCACATCAATCTTGTGTTGATGGAActgctccagaatttgatttgaggtgGTTTTTGAGAGGAAATGTTATGAGAATTCAGCTGGGTTTCTGACTACTCCATCCACCATCTTGGGTTTGTCTTCagtaaatttttcaaaataaaatattaaacacaTTAGACCTTATTCTAACCAATAAGAAAGTAAACTGATCAATTTTTAATGACAGTAAGTCTATCTTAGCAACAGCAGATTACAACTAGAGTCTGGATTCATTCTAACATAGGCTTCACAAGTTTGGTTGTTAGAATAAAATGCATTCTTGATATGTAATAAtctattgctttcttcttttgtcataTGGTTTTATACAAGTCTTGGGTTCATTAAGGGAGCTTAGAAAACACACATGAAAGCAATTGTGTAAAAATTAACATATTTCAAAGATCCATGATTTCTTGACATTGTGGATACTCTGATTGATAATCAGCTATAATTGATTTGTCTCCAAAGTTGTCAAAAATTTTATCACTCTGCACTCAAGGTGGTGGTGAGCCTTTTTTTGTCCTTACCTAATTATGGGTGAGATTTAAGATCTTCCTAACTTGGTATAGAACCTACTAGGGGCTTATCTAGGCTGCAAGATGGCCCAAGACACACCTCTAAGCCACAACAAAGGATCAGAGCAAAGCTTCCAGTGAAATCGCACTTAACCATGTATTGTGGATAAAAAGCCAGACTTGGAAGCAGGAAGCCAGTAGATAATAAGGAACCACTTAGAGAAGTGTGACATATTTACAGCTGTGCTTTAGAAACACAAATTGCCAACCATAACATAGTTCAGGTTGGAAATAAGAACTTAAagtagttttgtttttctcaaacCCCTACCTTCAAttaaagttaagggacttgcccacatagctaagaagtatctgaggccagatgtgaaacTGGGCCCTGTTAACTGCAGGCCTGGCCCTCTCTCCAGTGTGATACATAGCTGCCCCAAAACTGTTTCAAGAGACAGACTCTGGGAACACACTGGATTTGGAAGGAAATTAGAAGGGATTTGGAAATAGtctggttttagaaaaaaaaaaatttaaacatgaaTTGACAGAAATAATTGAGATTGctttagaaacatttttatttttatttttttctttgactaatTTTTATCACAGAACTAATATGGTTCACATTTTACTTCATCACAATGTACCGTTCCAATCAATTTAAACGACAATAATTTTTATGCTTTCTCTAGGAGTATTTTTTTGTTTACATTCAGAAATATCCTTGAGTTCAGCTATCCTTCCTTCTCAAAAGCAGATTTTTGAAAATAATCTGAATTAAAAATCTGTAAATTCTTCTTCAATTCTATTGTAATGTAGTAACTGGTCTTCTAGTCCATAGCTGTCTATCAACTGAGTAAGGCTTAGTTTCTTGTTCTCCACAGATAATGTTGATTGCAGCTCAAAAAGCAGCAGCTGGCTGCTATTTCTCCACTTCTTTATTAATGATTGCAAGTGTGAAAGGTCAttctaaagaggaaaagaaaattatcaaagTACGTTATGTCTAattacacaatttttaaaaacagacaaTATTAACAGAAGTTATTCaaccaaatatttgaagggcttattatgtgccaagcactgtgctgggtTTACAAGTATGAAAATATTTCTGCTcaaaaggagcttacattctaatgggagatacAACAAATACTTTTAAGAATGTATAaagctggattgagagccaggcctagagatgggaggtcctaggttcaaatctggcctcagacacttcctagctctgtgaccctgggtaagtcacctaacccccactgcctagcccttaccactcttctgccttggaaccaatacatagttttattggcagaaggtgagagtttaaaaaaaaatgtaaaaaatgtaaagcataaatacaaaattaataataatatacaaaatagTCTGGGAGAGCAGGCTCAAGAAACATCTTtcaattctcttatttcttccatttttaatcaTGATAaggtttcaaaataaaaaatgaaagaaaaacccaaacaTCCAGTACAATAAGACTTTAAATACttggggtacaaagacaaaaggaaaaatagtccCTACTCTCAGGGCATGCATCTGTTTACATCTTTCAAACCTCTAGGTTGGAGAATGTAAGCGGATAGGTGATAATTTAAGAAGGAATGTGAGCACTCCTAATTTCGCTTCAGGAGGTGGCACATAAGGTTAGCCTTGGAAGTAAAACAGGAAATTGGGGGGGGAGTATGTTGTTTGTGAAAAGGCACAAAGCAGGACCTGAATGAAGCAATGAGAAGACACTTACTTCCCATCTACACCATCCTGGGAGTGGGAAGTCTGCAGAAATTACATATTACATACATTTGGGGGATTTTTCAATGTATCAATCAGTTGTGctgacttttttccccttctaaaaaATACTACTTGTCCCATGGAATGACTCTGGGAAGGCAGAGGGATATTGGGGAAAGTAACGgtgatgtaagaaacagaaaataataaaccAGAGGCATGAGATGGATTGATATATTCAGGGAAGGTGGGTCTATCCTAGAGGCAAAAATCAATTCTTAAACAGGGAAATGGCAATAATTGCTGATCATGAAGATTGTTTTAGTAGCTCTGTGGAACGACTTGAACTGGAAAGGGACAAAACTAAGAAACTAAGTCTATAAGGATATGAAATTGAGTAGAAGTcatctgaggagagaaggaaactaagaaacTGGACTGGATCTAAGGAATGGGAAAACGAAGTATAATGAGTCTGAAGTTGTGATACTAAATGATTGAAAGAATATGTAACCTTGAAAAATGGGGAAGttgggaaaataagaaaaagtcatttttgGACCTACTGAGGTGAGGTGTCTACAGTGTGGCGTCAGTGTCATGGTCACGGTAGTGACGGTAATGGTGGTGGTAGCAGTAGTTGTAGTGGTGCCAGTGATAAAGGACCCTAGTTAATCTGCATAAAGAATTTAATTGAACCTATGGGAGACAATGAAATCGCCAAGGGAGAAAGtatcaaaggaaaaaagatgatGATCTATGAGAGTTCTAGCAGAACACCCATGGCTTTAGGGTGGAACATAAATGAACCAAGAAGTAACAGATGAATAGAACGATGATCAGGAGAACATCACAAAAACTCAGAACTTattgagaagaaaagaagtggtcaaaattaagaaatgaggataaaaaaagaTCATTGGATTCAAGTTTTCCAAAGACACAATGTTACATAGTGATAAGCTAGGAACCATGCTAAATGCTGAGGGAAAAAGCTTttagaataaaaaacatttctaccctaaagaaatgtaaattctAATGAGGGATACAaggatatatgaaaatatatacagtataaatcaTCAAAGCCATCTGGTACTGGCTATAAGAGAGagtagtggatcagtggaataggtcAAGAAATCAACACACAGAAGAGTTAGTGATCATAGTAACCTAATATCCCCAGAGCAtcgtgcctggcacaaaataaatgtttactgatttcaTGAATGTTTACAGACTGACTGATaggtcaagaaaaagaaatgcatgctGGTGTTTAGTGCTTTCCTGCTGAGGCAGTTCCTTTTCCCCCCATACTACCAATAGAGGTCTGTTTGCTGTATTTCTGGATTATTTACCAAGACATAATAAAGAACTTCCCAAGACTGGCAATTCAAGAAGAGAACAAATGATAGTGACCAAAGGAACCCCAAGCAATAGTAAAGATTGTGAAAGTCCTGACTAAGAAACTAAAGATTTTGGGGGGGAAGGCCTGGGTTTGCTGCCTATTGAAGACAGGGGCTCaggaataatgataatataactaacatttatatagtatttagtATGTaacaggcactgtactaagtgcttcatgattatctcatttgatcctcacaacaattctgggaggtaggtattttACCCAttctacaaagaaggaaactgaggcaaacagaggttaagtgacttgcccagggtcacagagtcagtaagtgtctgaggtcacatttgaacttagatcttcctgactccatgcctgatgctccatccactgtaccactatTAGCCAATGAAGAAGGTGGCTTGAGACCAGGGTTTCTATTTTTGAACCACAATTAAAATCTCTATCAGGTGAAGCATTCTGAAACAACTACAAAGGACCGAACTAATTAAAAATTCCCACTCACCCTAACCACTCCAAGTTTTCCTGAAAATAATGTGACAAGAATATTTCAAAAGTCACCTGTGGTGGGTAAAGCCTATTCTTTGTGAAAGAGCCTTAGCCCGACTCTCACACCTATTACAGATGGAAAACATAGATTTTTGCCCACTATGCAAAGGAAATGCAACTCAGgattggaaaggaaaagaaggaaaaacacagCAGTGAATAACACTCCATGTCCATGGGGAAAAGGGCCCATATAACAGATTGTTATTATGTCCTGGAGATATTTCTACATAGCCAAACCCAGCTCCAAGTCATGGAGCTAAGACTGCCTAGACCCAGGGATCCAGGCAAGAGAAAACATGCAAAGAGCAACactggaaggggaaagagaaaaaaaagaaagcctgaCAAAATTTCTgagaataacagaaaaagaaaaggtctaGTACATCTCCACACAGAAAAACCAATAGTGAATCTGTAAAGAGGTACAACAGAAAGCAcactaaacctggagtcaggataacCAGAGtgcttcagacactcactagctgtgtgaccctggaaaagtcatttgccCTCTGTGGGCTtctgatttctcatctgtaaaaggaaagagatgaaCTTAGTGAATTTTGGTCTCTTCTGGCCACAAAAATTCTCTTTGCCATGAAAGAAGGCAAACTGAGTAGGCATTCCAGAAAAAAAGCCACAACATAATAagcagtaaaagaaaaaatgaagatttgaaaaaGCTGAATTCTACATATCCCCAAAAGATAATCAAATTAGTAAGAaactcaaaaaagaaacaaaacttttaaaaagatgaaattggGATATTTATTCAGATCAGAGGTCCCAAAGAAGAAATAAGCCAAACACTAGACTAGATATGTCTGTGTACATTGGAGAATCTCTCCAAATCATGGTAAAGGCTGAAAAAGAGActaaagaatttggaaaaaaaatagagatgcataagaaaattcatctaaacaaaagcaaaaggtaacaattgttttttttaaacacttaccttccatcttaaggaTCAATATTGTGCActgattccaagggagaagagcagtaaggactaagcaattggcattaagtgacttgcccagggtcatactgatagtgaatgtctgaggctggattttgtAAGAGTGTAAATTGagggttttatgctaaatatgagaattctaaagtattaTTCTGGTTactgattttaaaatgttatagcttaagtcaaaatgacttttaacatatttatttacaaagagcaaaagtgaaaaattgtaagAAGCTAAGAaaattgtctagcctaccaccctaagtgctgctccagTGCCCAGGCCATCCCAAGTCTGAACTCCATGTagatttcccagtaatcctcagccagaggtCCTGGTGATGgtttcagccagagttccaccaatgtagcctcctccaaagccaaaggAAGAATCTCAGCCTCACCTAGCAAGCCAACTCGTGATCCAGAGAAAAGGTCTCCTCCAAGCCATGGCAGGGATCTTAAGCCACTCACTCCAAATGTCAGGAAGGGAatgaatctctggaaccaatctctccagaagtcaggaaaggaatgaatctccagaaccaatatCTCCAGATGCCAGGAAGGAATGAATCTAGACCATttggtctcttctttttatattcctttttccatatcacttcttgtcacttcctgttgctcccccttcttcacagaactaatggcagtttttcaatttgcctagcactgacTGGGATTGGGGGGCATGCaatggcctttggaggtgtgagtttAATCTAGTAAGTGACtctgaactctcttacttagtgttaagtaggggtactttaagttcttgatttaattagctaaaaatagacaaggggagagttaatcctagcttcacaatttgaacccaggatctcctgatgtctgggcctggctctcaatccactgaatccccTAGTTGCCTCCCAAAAGGTAATATTTTGAACAAATGAATTCAAGGTGTTGACCTTAAAAACAAGGTATGCACTTTACTGCAAATAGTCCAGTCATAGGGGGTTTGGAGAAGTAATATAAACTTCTTTATGAGTCTAGTTGAAAAGAACAAAGGAACTTTAAGAAATCACCTGCTCTAGGCAAGGACCATACTTCCAGGACTACATCCTCCTCTAGGAGAAGGATTATCAATgaagtcaactagcatttattaaatgtccaccaagaaccaggcactgggctaaaccctgagaatacaaaggcaaaaaacaattCTTCCCTAAAGCAGCTCACAGTCCAATGGGGAAGAAAATATGTAAACAACTACTTACAAAAgagtttaccaaaaaaaaaaaaagatgggttaGTCTCAGAGGAAAAGCACAAAGATTAAGGACTAGGAGGAAAGGCTTTTTGCTGAAGCTGAGTCTTTAGCTGAGACCTGACAGAagccaaggaagaaaggaatagaaaTGAGGTGTAAGaatatttcaggcatggggacAGTCAGCAAAAATGCCTGGAGTATGAGAAATGGAATCTTGTTCAAGGAAAAACAAGGAGGCTGAGGCCACTGGAAGTAAGGAAGAAGACGACTAGGAAATTGGGGAAAGGCTTAGAggatgaagagctttgaatgaggattttgtatttggtcCCACAGGCGATGGGAAGCAAACGGAGCAGAGTAATAGAGGGTATGAGAGGGCCTATATCTTATGTAgatccattttccagatgagaggttagaatgggaaaagaaaagacagagaacCCAACTAATGAGCCATTTCACATCAGACCAAGAATAAGTTGATTAAGGATTGTACCAGTGTGGCAGAAGCCTTAGGAAAAAGGGACTTATTCAAAGGATGTCTGGAAGATAGAAACAAGAGGAGCTGACAACTATTTGGATGTGGGGAGATGGAAGAAGACATTTAGTGAAAGACAGGAATGGAGAGGCCACCTCGGTGTCTATGCAACCAATCTCAGTGTTCTCACCTTTGACCTATACATTTTGGTCAATTTTAGTCTTCGAAGAAGCTCTTCCTTCTCTTGAACTTGCTTCAacaatttcatcttttcttcaaGCAATTCTTTCTTGCCAATGCTATGACCTTCTGAAACCACTGGGAGATTATCTGGTAGGCCACTTAATTCAAGAGATTCACTTCTATAAACATCAACATCCTTCAAGGGGTCTTTCAAACAGAGACTTTCTTCtgctttttccatgtttttacaGTTTTCTGAAGAGCCAGAGCAGCTTCCATCAGAGGAAGATGTTGCTCTCTTTGAAACGgtagagttattttcttcagtatctcCTTTAACCCGTTTTGCCAGGGCATAACAGGAATTAAATGAACTTCTTGTTTTCTTTAGCCGTTCTCTAAGTGTTGCACTCATCAGCTAAAGAAGGAACCAAAACCAACATTAAAACTTTCAAAAATGTAAATAGTCACTGAAATAATGTTTCACTTATGTGGTAAATACCACTAGTTGTCAGATGCATTGTCTCTCTACACCCTGGTATACTACAGCTATTCCCCCTTAATTTAGAGGAGGGAGACTTAAAATCTATGTAATGGGAGTCACATTGTTTCCTAGTACAGTTACAGAATGAGATGTACTCTTTCCTGCTGAAACTTCAAAATAAGTTCTTCTCACATTTTAACTGactcattttaaaggtgaaatttTATTAATTCACAAAACTGATTCAAGAAAGCACTCAAAAAGTAAAATTCTttcatttagaaagaaaaaagccaCAAATTCTGAAAAGGATCCTAGTCAAGCACATAATCCTAGTAGTTCAGCATATGACAAAGAAATATCTGTCAATATTGACAAAAGTAGTTATCCAGCTTCCAAAAAATAACAATTGATCATTTTTAGTCAAGTGTGAGGAAGTATTTAAAGAAAGGCATCATGATATAAGAAAAGCAGTAGGCTTAAATTCTATTTATTGCCTATGACTTTGGCAAATCCTTTAATTTCTTGGAGCCcaaatttttccttttgtaaaataaaatttctaaagttttttttttacttttaaatcctACAACTTACTTTAAATATTACGCTATACAACAGAAACTTTCGGTGATCCAGTCAAATATTTACTGAAGAAGCATTGTGCTTTACTATAGTGGAGTGAGTGCTGGGCATTAAATAAGGATAATCTccagttcaaatatagcttctaacacttaatagctgtgtaaccaGAGTAAAATCAGTTTTTAAGTGGAGATAGCACTTATAGAAATATAGTGTTGTTTtaaggaataaaagaataaataaaagaccaTTTTAAGCatctaaataattttataagtccctgccctcaagatgtATATATTCTCCTCTACTAGagttaaagcactttgcaaatctttaaaaaGTCTTTATCTATAGTCTTAAAATGCTAAATATGTAATCTTAaacttatatacacatatatactatatacatataaacactatatctatacacatgcacacagtGCCTATATTCGTATTGtgtccctctgttaattatttcctatttatactgAATAAAGCTTGCAAATACACTTCTGTtagttgtctctcccattagattgtgatctTCAGGGAAAGggctgttttttatttctttttgtatccccaggcttTGGCCCAATGCCTAAAacctaataggtgcttaataaatgtttgcagaCTGGCTgaatgcacatatatatacacacaggtcGGTTGTTATTATGATGCAAAGAACAGATGCTTTTTACTGAACTGAAAGTACTAGACAGAAGACAAAACATCTGACCTGTATTCTGCTCCTAGGCAGGGGTAgataagcatttatagagcaccctTGTgacaagtactgtgctaagcactttacaaacatatctcatttgatcctcaccacaaccccaTTATCCATTTTTATGTGGAAGAAATTGGCAGAGGTGAAATGATCTGCCCAGGAtctgtctgtggctggatttgaactcaggtcagaACTGAGCCCATCCCTCTCTATTCACTGACCTAACTGCTGCCTCCAAACTCTAAAGagttaaggggaaggaagggaaggggtgggggggaggacaATTACAAATGTCAcaagaaaaagtataaaaatgcAAATGAGTGTTTCAGGAAAATGCTGTAAGGGGCCAGATGTGGGTGGCCGGCTTTCAGGGttcctagatgaggaaacagatttccTGGATGAAATATCAAGAACTAGttcttgaagaaagaaaagggacttaAGTAGCAGATTTTCCAAGGATGGATGATGGCATCAGGAAAAGAAAGGGCCATGGGAGTATATAAggctttggagtcaggggacccgaattcaaatccaacttctcCTTGAagtctcaggcaagtcacttcacctccaatgAACCCGTTTCCTACTCGGTAAAACCAGTGGGTTGAAGTAGCTGCTATTCACCTATCTGGTCATCTTACAGGGAAAATGGCTTAGAACGGGAAAAGCAGACTgggggccttgaatgccaggattAAGACAAAGGCCCCTTCTGGGATCTTGGAAACCTCTAGGTACCACCAATTCTGAAAGTCCCTGGTCCTGGGTAAATCTGATGAAGGCGAACGTTCATACCTGTTTCCCTGAACTATGACTCTGAGAAACTGCTACAGTCTCACTGGCCTTGGGGGTAGCAGGCAAGGCTGGAGTTTTATCTGATGGAATTTCCATCTTGGGAATGGAGCGTGTGCTCTAGAAACAAAACAGACGCAGAAGAGGAAGCTGAAAACACATTAGACTACAAACCACACCAACTCTCCCAGTCCTGGGTCCTCGGAAGCTTCGGTTCCTAGCCGGAATTACTCATTAGCAGAGCTATTAGTACTAGTGCCGGCCGAGGACAGAGTCCTCCGTGGGTGCCTGTATCCCGAGCTTTTGGGGGCCGCGTCTCCCCATCATCCCGTATCCCCTCAGGCTTTCCGACCCTCCGGACCCTGTGCCCGGAATCACGTTCGGCCCCCGAGAATCCAAAGCCGCGCTCCCGAAGTGAGGGCCCGAAGCTCTAGGGAGAGCCCAATCCCGAGGGAAGGCGACTCCGGCTTTCATATCTGGGAGGGACTGGGGCCACGGCTCGGGAGCGAGGATACCTCCAGCGTCCGAACCAGGGTCCGAGGTCCACACCTGAGCAAGACAGAGGAGTGAGAGGCGGCGCTTCGGGGAGCTCAGatttgggatggggaggggaagagcagccctcctcctcttccctgggCTCACAGGCGGGCTCCCTTTGCGCAGGCGCGCTGAGGTGAAAGTTGCAGTCGGCCGCTACCGCCTCCTATCTCCTTCTGGTGTGGCGGGAACTGGAGCAAACTAGGAAAGAGACGCCATTGGTCTGCCGCGTGGGAGGGGCGGGACAAGTAGAAGGGAGAATCGTGGTTGGGTCAGTGGCAGGGGGCGTGGCTTTTTGTTGCTTTCGGGATTCCCACCAGACATGCAAAAAGCAGCTACCCAAGTGGGACTGGTAGGTTGTTTTCTTGGCCTCGTTCCACCCCACCCTTACCCCCATACCCAGTTCAGCAACCCTGTGTCTTAGTGAATGCATTCCCAAAGCTATGCCAAGTTAAATCATCCCCTCCATTTAAAGTTCAGCTTCCACTTAGAGCGGTTGTTACAGAGcagaaaactgaggcactggGTGACCTTCTCAAGGACCAAGAGACCCATTGCCTCAAAGACAGGATCAGAACCCAAATCCTCTGCCTCAGGGTGGTTGAGAGAAAACCTTCACTCCATTCACAAAGCCTCCATAGCTTTTCTTCAAATGGGTCCTTGACCAAAGCCATCCcccattcttccctctccctcattccctcccttccacAAGACCTCCCCTTCTCTCCAAACACAGAAACCATGGCCTAGGTCAGGGCCTCTCAGCGGGACTTGGACTCCCCTAAATACCTTCTCCCTGCCATTCCCCCAGGAAATCCCCCATATCCCTATGAGATcagctgcccttccccctccaTAAACTCCCGTGGCTTCCtaatgggtttttttaaacctttaccttcccttttggagtcaatactggctccaaggcagaagagaggtaagggctaggcaatgggggtcaagtaacttgcccagggtcacacaactgggaagtgtctgaggccagatttgaacctaggacctctaggcctggctctcaatccactgagctacccagctgccccctttcctaaTGTTTTTAGGATTAAATCTAAACTTCATGAGAATTAATGTCCTTGGGTAGtatggagcagctgggtggtgccTGGATAAAACCCAAGGCTGGAGtctggaaaatctgaattcaaatcaggtcTTAACAAAATGGCAGAGAAGATACATAGACCCTCCAAACAATTAGGATATGGCAGCCTCAAAATGGAATTCTAAAGTAACACAACCCCACAAAGACTGGGTGAAATAAATTTTCAGCCCCAAACAACTTAGAAAGCCAAAGCTGGCACAGAAAATCTACAGCACTAGAGTGGAAGCTGAACACAAAGCCGCTCCCCAACATGCCTTGGGGGCAGCTGCATGAGCAGCAAAGATTTCCTTCAGCCAGAAGCAGTAggggggggggcggagggggGTAGATAGGGATACATTTGTCAGTTGTGGATACAAGTCTCTTGTGGCATTGCTCCTATACAGATCCACGGTGAAGTCCTGTGAAGGAGGAGGACCAGCACAAACCAGCCCCTGTGCCCACAGAGGAATCCAGACAACCCTGGACACAGTTCCAAGGTGGGAAAAGAGTGCTTATGGTTATTCACAGACAGGAGCATAGGCCCAGAGAATATTAAACATActtctccttacatcataccaccttggaagaactgaaaacagatcaatccccagagctagctctgaaggcagctgcaaaAAGAATCTCCTGTTTAGAAAAgagctcccttcaccacagttgtggagcctaatttttttttttaattaaaggaaaagggctgaaaatgagcaaataacaaaaaaagaaactcaatatggttattttggtgacagggatgACCAAAACacaactcagaagaagacaacaaagttaaTATTGCTACATTCAAATCctctaagaaaaatgggaattggatttgaaaattagagaggtagaagaaatattggggaaagaaatgagaatgatacaggaaaatcatgaaaaaaattaataacttgggaaaggaggcacaaaaagataccaaataaattaatgtcttaaaaaacagaataggccaactGGTAAAAGAGGCTGAAAAATCAACTGAAGAGAACTCCatgaaaaagcagaattggccaaatggaaaaaagaggtacaaaaattcactaaggaaaagaactttttaaaaacaactagaattgaccaaataaaaaaggaggtataaaaaagctcactaaagaaaatcaaaattagaattgggcacatggaaactaatgattccatgagacataaaaaaaaaaaagaaataaagtcaaagaatggaaaaattgaagaaaatgtgaaatatttatgaaaagcaattgacctggaaaatcaACCCAGAAGAGATAATCTGAGTATTGGCTACCTATAAATCATGATCaaaaaaaagcttagacatcatctttcaagaacttatcaaggaaaactgccctgaaattttAGGACTATTGGgtaaattagaaattgaaagaattcaccaatcaacTCCTGAGATTCTAAAagaataactcccaggaatagtatagccaaattccagatcccaggtcaaggagaaaatattgcaaccagctaaaaagaaacaattcaaatattatgttaGGGTAACACAAAATTTGGCAGTTTCAACATTAAAGAATCAGaggacatggaatatgatattccagaggacaaTGGAACTAGGATTTCAGAAatgtgttaacttggaaaaaacacagaactacttaagtagtcagaaaaaaaaaccaaacaagtcTATA encodes:
- the SFR1 gene encoding swi5-dependent recombination DNA repair protein 1 homolog isoform X2 — encoded protein: MSATLRERLKKTRSSFNSCYALAKRVKGDTEENNSTVSKRATSSSDGSCSGSSENCKNMEKAEESLCLKDPLKDVDVYRSESLELSGLPDNLPVVSEGHSIGKKELLEEKMKLLKQVQEKEELLRRLKLTKMYRSKNDLSHLQSLIKKWRNSSQLLLFELQSTLSVENKKLSLTQLIDSYGLEDQLLHYNRIEEEFTDF
- the SFR1 gene encoding swi5-dependent recombination DNA repair protein 1 homolog isoform X1 encodes the protein MEIPSDKTPALPATPKASETVAVSQSHSSGKQLMSATLRERLKKTRSSFNSCYALAKRVKGDTEENNSTVSKRATSSSDGSCSGSSENCKNMEKAEESLCLKDPLKDVDVYRSESLELSGLPDNLPVVSEGHSIGKKELLEEKMKLLKQVQEKEELLRRLKLTKMYRSKNDLSHLQSLIKKWRNSSQLLLFELQSTLSVENKKLSLTQLIDSYGLEDQLLHYNRIEEEFTDF